The Psychrobacter sp. LV10R520-6 genome includes a region encoding these proteins:
- a CDS encoding acyl-CoA dehydrogenase C-terminal domain-containing protein — translation MLTYKAPLRDIKFLINDVFDFQTHYKDLDNGHNADPETVDMILQGMADFAENVLAPLYQPADAEGCHFDNGVVTTPKGFKEAYNQFVEGGWQGISYPEEYGGMNLPTSLNLIKAEMIGTANWPWAMYPGLSTGCINTIMQYGTDEQKETYLHKLVEGSWAGTMCLTEPQCGTDLGQVKSKAIPQEDGSYKLGGTKIFISSGEHDLTENIVHIVLARLPGAPEGTRGISLFIVPKFLPNAEGEIGERNGVTCGSIEHKMGINSSATCVLNFDEAVGYLIGEPNKGLKAMFTFMNTARIGTGIEGLAHTELSFQNALPYAKDRRSMRAISGTKDPEKVADAIINHADVRRMLLTQKAFAEGGRSMIYHSARYADKMAQGIVNDDDEEFEKWDDKLGFYTPILKGFLTELGIEAAKHGQQIYGGHGYIKEWGMELIARDARIATMYEGTTGIQALDLLGRKVILQSKGKIIRDYTSSIMKWCGEYALDKDMRKFVWALTKLCAEWNTLTVRLMLMARKDREIISAASDDFLMYSGYVMMGYHWARMAAVAYDKLENGGTEAPEFYEAKIQTAEFYFDKLLPRTSGHAEAMVAPSESMTAMPIESFAFLD, via the coding sequence CCCCACTTTATCAGCCAGCAGATGCAGAAGGCTGTCATTTTGATAATGGCGTAGTGACCACTCCTAAAGGCTTTAAAGAAGCTTATAACCAGTTTGTAGAAGGCGGTTGGCAAGGGATTTCCTACCCTGAAGAATACGGCGGCATGAACTTACCGACCTCATTAAACCTTATCAAAGCTGAGATGATCGGTACGGCCAACTGGCCATGGGCAATGTACCCTGGTCTATCAACAGGCTGCATCAATACTATAATGCAATACGGTACGGATGAGCAAAAAGAGACGTACCTGCATAAACTAGTAGAGGGCTCTTGGGCAGGTACCATGTGTTTGACTGAGCCGCAATGTGGTACGGATTTGGGTCAGGTCAAGTCAAAAGCGATTCCACAAGAAGACGGCAGCTATAAACTTGGCGGCACCAAAATCTTTATCTCCAGCGGTGAGCATGATTTAACCGAAAACATCGTTCATATTGTCCTAGCACGCCTACCGGGTGCTCCAGAAGGCACGCGCGGTATTTCATTATTTATCGTACCAAAATTCTTGCCAAATGCTGAAGGCGAAATTGGTGAACGTAATGGCGTTACTTGTGGCTCTATTGAACACAAGATGGGCATTAACTCATCAGCGACTTGTGTATTGAACTTTGATGAGGCGGTCGGTTACCTCATTGGTGAGCCGAACAAAGGTCTCAAAGCCATGTTCACTTTTATGAATACCGCGCGTATCGGTACCGGTATTGAAGGCTTGGCGCATACTGAATTGTCATTTCAAAACGCCCTACCGTATGCTAAAGATCGCCGTTCTATGCGCGCGATATCAGGTACAAAAGATCCTGAAAAAGTCGCTGATGCCATCATTAACCATGCAGACGTACGTCGCATGCTATTGACTCAAAAAGCCTTTGCCGAAGGGGGTCGCTCAATGATTTATCATTCAGCACGCTATGCGGATAAGATGGCACAAGGCATCGTTAATGACGATGATGAAGAGTTTGAAAAATGGGATGACAAGCTTGGTTTTTATACCCCAATTCTCAAAGGCTTCTTAACGGAACTGGGTATTGAAGCGGCCAAGCACGGTCAGCAAATCTACGGTGGCCACGGTTATATCAAAGAATGGGGTATGGAACTAATTGCTCGTGATGCCCGTATTGCTACCATGTATGAAGGTACGACCGGTATTCAAGCATTAGATTTATTAGGCCGTAAAGTCATCTTACAGTCAAAAGGTAAAATCATCCGCGACTATACCTCGAGCATCATGAAATGGTGTGGTGAATACGCACTTGATAAAGACATGCGCAAATTTGTTTGGGCGTTAACTAAGCTATGTGCCGAATGGAATACTTTAACGGTTCGCTTGATGCTAATGGCACGTAAAGACCGTGAAATTATCTCAGCAGCTTCAGATGACTTCTTGATGTACTCAGGCTATGTAATGATGGGCTATCACTGGGCGCGCATGGCGGCAGTGGCCTATGACAAGCTAGAAAATGGCGGTACAGAAGCACCAGAATTTTACGAAGCCAAAATTCAAACCGCAGAGTTCTATTTTGACAAACTTCTGCCACGTACCTCAGGTCACGCCGAAGCTATGGTCGCCCCAAGCGAGAGCATGACTGCGATGCCAATCGAAAGCTTTGCTTTCTTAGACTAG
- the ybaK gene encoding Cys-tRNA(Pro) deacylase, which translates to MTPAIKLAKQRGLDYQLHEYRHDNSATSYGLEAAEKLGVTAAQVFKTLVVATEAGALAVAIVPVDTTLNFKKMAKALSCKKVQMADPKKVARSTGYVLGGVSPLGQKKQLPSVIDSSAQDQPTIYVSAGRRGLEIELPPLQLAEIIDARFEAITDS; encoded by the coding sequence ATGACTCCTGCTATCAAACTTGCCAAACAGCGTGGCCTTGATTATCAGCTACACGAATATAGGCATGATAATAGTGCAACCTCTTATGGATTAGAAGCGGCTGAAAAACTAGGTGTTACTGCCGCACAAGTCTTTAAAACGTTAGTGGTAGCAACAGAAGCTGGCGCGTTAGCAGTCGCCATAGTGCCGGTCGATACCACTTTAAATTTTAAAAAAATGGCCAAAGCGCTGAGCTGCAAAAAGGTACAAATGGCGGATCCCAAAAAAGTCGCACGTAGTACAGGTTATGTACTCGGCGGCGTCAGTCCATTAGGGCAAAAGAAGCAATTACCTTCGGTGATAGACAGCTCTGCTCAAGATCAGCCAACTATATATGTCAGCGCGGGTCGCCGTGGTTTGGAGATTGAGCTACCACCACTGCAATTGGCTGAAATTATTGATGCCCGTTTTGAGGCGATAACTGATAGCTAA
- a CDS encoding 5-carboxymethyl-2-hydroxymuconate Delta-isomerase, producing the protein MPHLTIQATPNVIIPHAESLLKALNKALWDSGHFGKPTDIKARMLPITTFLVGVEDDEQEHGFIYAHFKLMAGRDINVRNQLAELLVATIEDKLGAAQSGRTALQICVEVEEISAVYQKKMLGR; encoded by the coding sequence ATGCCGCATTTAACTATTCAAGCCACTCCCAATGTCATCATTCCTCATGCTGAATCTTTACTGAAAGCGCTCAATAAAGCGCTTTGGGATAGTGGACACTTTGGTAAGCCCACTGATATTAAGGCTCGCATGCTCCCGATAACGACCTTTTTAGTAGGAGTAGAAGATGATGAGCAAGAGCATGGTTTTATTTACGCGCATTTTAAATTAATGGCAGGTCGTGATATTAATGTGCGCAATCAGCTGGCAGAGTTATTGGTTGCTACCATAGAGGATAAGCTAGGCGCAGCACAATCAGGTCGTACGGCGCTACAAATATGCGTCGAAGTAGAAGAGATTAGCGCTGTTTATCAAAAGAAAATGCTTGGTCGTTGA
- the ettA gene encoding energy-dependent translational throttle protein EttA — MAQYIYTMNNVSKLVPPKREILKNINLSFFPGAKIGVLGINGSGKSTLLRIMAGVDTEFSGEARAQTGTKIGYLPQEPQLDDSKDVRGNVEDGMREALDALSRLDAIYGEYADPDADFDKLAEEQGKMEDIIQTWDAHTLDTQLEKAADALRLPPWDADVSRLSGGEKRRVALCRLLLSRPDMLLLDEPTNHLDAESVAWLEQFLQNYSGTIVAITHDRYFLDNVAQWILELDRGHGYPYEGNYTEWLEQKNTRLEQQNKQEESFAKALKKELEWIRKNKKGQQAKSKSRVQRFEELNSQEFQKRNETSEIYIPPGPRLGNKVIEINDIAKSFGDRLLYENLSFNVPAGAIVGIIGPNGAGKTTLFNMITERDTPDAGSVDLGESVSVAYVGQVRDNLNDDKTVWEEISDGLDIITVGEYTTPSRAYIGRFNFKGSDQQKRVGQLSGGERNRLQLAKTLKQGANVLLLDEPSNDLDIETLRALEDAIQVFPGTVMVVSHDRWFLDRIATHILAFEEEGPVWFDGNYSEFETYRKKQLGADSGPKRMKYKKITN; from the coding sequence ATGGCTCAATATATTTACACGATGAACAACGTGTCAAAACTTGTTCCGCCTAAACGCGAGATCTTAAAAAATATCAATCTGTCCTTTTTCCCTGGTGCCAAAATCGGGGTATTGGGTATCAATGGTTCAGGTAAATCAACCTTGCTACGCATTATGGCCGGCGTTGATACCGAATTCAGTGGTGAGGCACGTGCCCAAACAGGCACTAAAATTGGTTATTTACCACAAGAGCCGCAGTTAGATGACAGCAAAGACGTGCGCGGTAATGTCGAAGATGGTATGCGTGAAGCCTTAGATGCGCTATCGCGTCTGGATGCTATTTACGGCGAATACGCCGACCCTGATGCAGACTTTGATAAGCTGGCTGAAGAACAAGGTAAGATGGAAGATATCATCCAAACGTGGGATGCACATACCTTAGATACCCAGTTAGAAAAAGCGGCCGACGCCTTACGTCTGCCACCATGGGATGCTGACGTGAGTAGACTATCCGGTGGTGAAAAACGCCGTGTGGCCTTATGCCGTCTGCTATTATCACGCCCTGATATGCTATTACTTGACGAACCGACCAACCATTTGGACGCTGAATCTGTCGCATGGCTAGAGCAGTTCTTGCAAAATTATAGCGGTACTATCGTGGCTATTACCCATGACCGTTATTTCTTGGATAATGTGGCGCAGTGGATTTTGGAGCTTGACCGTGGTCATGGCTATCCGTATGAAGGCAATTATACTGAATGGCTAGAGCAAAAGAATACCCGTCTAGAGCAACAAAATAAGCAAGAAGAATCGTTTGCGAAAGCCCTGAAAAAAGAGCTTGAGTGGATACGTAAAAACAAAAAAGGTCAACAGGCTAAATCTAAATCTCGTGTACAACGTTTTGAAGAGCTAAACTCGCAAGAGTTCCAAAAACGTAACGAGACCTCTGAGATTTATATTCCACCTGGTCCACGTCTAGGTAATAAAGTCATTGAAATTAATGATATTGCCAAATCATTTGGCGACCGTTTGTTGTACGAAAACCTAAGCTTTAACGTGCCAGCGGGTGCTATCGTCGGTATCATCGGTCCAAATGGCGCGGGCAAAACCACGCTATTTAATATGATTACCGAGCGTGACACTCCAGATGCTGGTTCAGTTGATTTGGGTGAGAGTGTCAGTGTCGCTTATGTTGGTCAGGTTCGTGATAACTTAAACGATGACAAAACCGTTTGGGAAGAAATTTCTGATGGCCTTGATATCATTACGGTTGGCGAATATACCACGCCGAGCCGTGCCTATATCGGCCGCTTCAATTTCAAAGGCTCAGACCAACAAAAACGTGTCGGTCAACTGTCCGGTGGTGAGCGTAACCGCTTACAACTGGCGAAGACTTTGAAGCAAGGCGCCAACGTGCTGTTACTTGATGAACCATCGAACGATTTAGACATTGAAACCTTACGTGCGCTGGAAGATGCTATTCAAGTATTCCCCGGCACGGTAATGGTAGTCTCGCATGATCGCTGGTTCCTTGACCGTATTGCGACTCATATCTTAGCATTTGAAGAAGAAGGTCCAGTCTGGTTTGACGGTAACTACTCTGAGTTTGAAACTTATCGCAAAAAACAATTGGGCGCTGATTCCGGTCCTAAACGTATGAAGTATAAGAAAATTACCAACTAA
- the plsB gene encoding glycerol-3-phosphate 1-O-acyltransferase PlsB, translating to MIPKFLKKRIFKAPVVNNTTLETGTTSAADANPIVAKSYSNAPISQLYRKISGQTLDMAVKPKLLGELPEFDADDQTLTFYVLQDYSRSNSILIDLQTQEHKLPPALVGVKDTAHQIRENAAIIFLHHPKAKDDQLSPRLSRLVAATLQYPDLQIRLVPVSILWGRAPDKEDSLFKLLAADNWEDPSITKQLFNIGVMGRDTFVQFHPAQDLRKIIYQSLHDSTDEPVALHSVNSKDSSLDNIENLDSVDSSAVSVDLQGNLSQDRVTQKITKALVPSANANRELVRTLQQQLNIYLDKQRASMLGPDLSDRRNLVDKLIYSPAIKYAIESEAKVTNISAREARGLAKGYANEMVNNYSHPIIRVFDRFLTWLWTRLYDGVEVHHFERVRELAADHEIIYVPCHRSHVDYLLLSYVIYKRGLSIPYVAAGDNLDVPILGPMLRGAVAFYIRRSFRDNPLYTAVLREYMHTLITRNTPIEYFIEGGRSRTGRLLPPKMGMLAMTIHSQLRQTNKPVVFIPTYIGYERIMEGGTYVGELKGKPKESESLMGLLKVGRKIERIFGNVHLSFGTPLHLTDFMEKFDVPADSLPADRTDTPLDDKTSAMVDNIGVKIMQHINKAAVINPVSLLSLVLLSAPKSALDEEICREQISLYQSIARKQPYSDDTIITDMSPQQIIDYGIKLKLIERTPHILGDIIQVADKQAALLSYFRNNILHVFILQSFLAALVARNGRIERSRLDGIVEQLYPFLQSELFLYYPAHGLTDTLNQKIDNMLTHGLIVELSDGMLSVPEANSNCYQQLEVLGTPVEQSLERYFMTLALLAQQGSGNLTADEVVDLCHLLGQRLSVLYADDIPDFFDRSLFLSFVNALIRLDYLRKEEETGILTFDQRIDDIAHHAKYVLSPDMMQILQQVASLDEEEIAHAITEISNKKQRKFGRKR from the coding sequence ATGATACCAAAGTTCCTAAAAAAACGGATTTTTAAGGCGCCAGTAGTTAATAATACTACCTTAGAAACTGGTACTACTTCAGCCGCTGACGCCAATCCAATAGTTGCAAAATCCTATTCTAATGCACCAATTAGTCAGCTTTATCGCAAGATATCGGGGCAGACGCTCGACATGGCCGTCAAGCCCAAACTTTTAGGCGAGCTGCCAGAGTTTGATGCTGATGACCAAACGCTAACCTTTTATGTGCTACAAGATTATTCGCGCTCTAACAGTATTTTGATTGATCTGCAAACTCAAGAGCATAAGCTACCGCCTGCTTTGGTCGGGGTAAAAGATACTGCCCATCAAATTCGTGAGAATGCGGCTATTATATTTTTACATCATCCAAAGGCTAAAGATGACCAGCTGTCGCCGCGTCTCTCGCGTTTAGTCGCTGCCACTTTACAGTATCCAGACTTGCAGATAAGGTTGGTACCCGTCTCTATCCTTTGGGGACGCGCCCCTGACAAAGAGGACTCCTTATTTAAGCTACTAGCGGCCGATAACTGGGAAGATCCAAGCATTACCAAGCAGTTATTTAATATTGGAGTGATGGGACGCGATACCTTTGTACAATTCCATCCCGCGCAAGATTTGCGCAAGATTATTTATCAAAGCCTGCATGACAGTACAGATGAGCCAGTAGCTCTTCATAGTGTTAATAGCAAAGATAGTAGCCTTGATAATATTGAAAACCTTGATAGTGTGGATAGCAGCGCCGTTTCAGTTGATTTACAAGGTAATTTAAGTCAAGACCGCGTCACACAGAAAATTACTAAGGCCTTAGTTCCCTCTGCTAACGCCAATCGCGAGCTGGTGCGCACGTTACAGCAGCAGCTCAACATTTACCTTGATAAACAGCGCGCCAGTATGCTCGGTCCTGATTTATCAGATCGGCGTAACTTGGTAGATAAGCTGATTTATTCACCTGCCATCAAGTATGCGATAGAAAGCGAAGCCAAAGTAACGAATATCAGCGCCCGTGAGGCACGAGGTCTTGCTAAAGGGTATGCCAATGAGATGGTCAACAATTATTCCCACCCCATTATACGGGTCTTTGATCGGTTTTTGACTTGGTTATGGACGCGGCTCTATGACGGTGTGGAAGTGCATCATTTTGAGCGTGTGCGTGAGCTTGCGGCTGATCATGAAATTATTTATGTGCCCTGTCATCGTAGCCATGTCGACTATCTCCTACTGTCTTATGTGATCTATAAGCGCGGATTGAGTATTCCTTATGTTGCCGCTGGTGATAACTTAGATGTGCCAATCTTAGGTCCCATGCTTCGCGGTGCGGTCGCCTTTTATATTCGTCGCAGCTTTCGCGATAATCCGCTGTATACCGCGGTATTACGCGAATATATGCACACCCTCATCACCCGAAACACCCCTATTGAGTACTTTATTGAAGGCGGGCGCTCGCGCACAGGAAGACTGCTACCACCGAAGATGGGCATGTTAGCGATGACGATTCACAGTCAGCTACGCCAAACCAATAAACCGGTAGTATTCATTCCGACTTATATCGGCTACGAGCGCATCATGGAAGGCGGCACTTACGTTGGTGAGTTAAAAGGCAAACCAAAAGAGTCAGAATCCTTAATGGGGTTACTAAAAGTTGGGCGTAAGATTGAGCGCATCTTTGGTAACGTTCATCTAAGTTTTGGTACACCCTTACATCTTACCGATTTTATGGAAAAGTTCGATGTGCCTGCTGACAGCTTGCCTGCTGATCGCACAGATACGCCACTCGATGACAAGACCAGCGCCATGGTCGATAATATTGGCGTCAAGATTATGCAGCATATTAATAAAGCAGCGGTAATTAACCCAGTATCGCTGTTGTCCTTAGTACTACTATCAGCACCAAAATCAGCATTAGATGAGGAAATTTGCCGGGAGCAAATTTCCCTTTACCAAAGTATCGCGCGCAAGCAGCCTTATTCCGATGATACGATCATCACTGATATGAGCCCGCAGCAAATCATTGATTATGGTATTAAGCTCAAGCTTATTGAACGTACGCCGCATATCTTAGGTGATATTATTCAAGTGGCGGACAAGCAAGCGGCATTACTCAGCTATTTCCGTAATAATATCTTGCATGTATTTATTCTACAGTCGTTCCTAGCGGCCTTAGTAGCCCGTAATGGTCGTATCGAGCGCAGTCGCTTAGATGGTATTGTGGAGCAACTATATCCCTTCTTACAAAGCGAATTATTTTTATATTATCCCGCCCATGGTTTGACCGATACCCTCAATCAAAAGATTGATAATATGTTGACTCATGGTCTTATTGTCGAATTAAGTGACGGCATGCTCAGCGTCCCTGAAGCCAATAGCAACTGCTACCAGCAGTTAGAGGTGCTCGGCACCCCCGTTGAGCAAAGCCTTGAACGTTACTTTATGACCCTTGCCCTACTGGCTCAGCAAGGGTCAGGTAACTTAACCGCAGACGAGGTAGTTGATCTCTGCCATCTACTAGGCCAGCGTTTATCCGTCCTTTATGCTGATGACATTCCGGATTTCTTTGATCGCTCGTTATTCCTCAGCTTTGTTAACGCGCTTATCCGCCTCGACTATCTACGAAAAGAGGAAGAGACTGGCATATTAACTTTTGATCAACGTATAGATGATATCGCTCATCATGCCAAATATGTGCTGAGCCCTGATATGATGCAAATTCTGCAGCAAGTCGCGAGCCTTGATGAAGAAGAAATTGCCCATGCGATTACTGAAATTAGCAATAAAAAACAGCGTAAATTTGGGCGTAAGCGTTAA